A genome region from Arachis duranensis cultivar V14167 chromosome 6, aradu.V14167.gnm2.J7QH, whole genome shotgun sequence includes the following:
- the LOC107494324 gene encoding LOB domain-containing protein 20-like produces MSERQGVGDHGTNSGTRRKGAATKRAMAVAAAATVPPCGACKFLRRKCISGCIFAPHFGSDQGAARFAAVHKVFGASNVSKLLLHIPVNRRHEAVVTISYEAQARLSDPVYGCVSTILALQQQVASLQGELSMVQNQLINSRFAYANVLHQCTQQHHHHHHHDNNQPNMINVSLLQQPAYSNNNSSASTNNNLVNMNTFNNNNNNHSGFELAMEAAPSSPPHSFEPLRLSQENNDEDDEEESIIIPQLFNHEIVLHRQ; encoded by the exons ATGTCTGAGCGACAAGGTGTTGGTGATCATGGCACCAATTCAGGAACACGGCGAAAAGGTGCGGCCACAAAGCGTGCCATGGCAGTGGCAGCAGCAGCAACAGTGCCTCCATGTGGGGCATGCAAGTTCTTGAGGAGGAAGTGCATCAGCGGCTGCATCTTTGCGCCCCATTTTGGCTCCGACCAAGGCGCAGCTCGCTTCGCAGCCGTGCACAAGGTGTTTGGTGCAAGCAACGTGTCGAAACTGTTGTTGCATATTCCGGTGAACCGCCGCCATGAGGCGGTGGTTACCATATCCTATGAGGCACAGGCAAGGCTGTCTGATCCGGTGTATGGTTGTGTGTCGACCATTCTTGCTTTGCAACAACAG GTGGCATCATTGCAAGGGGAGCTTTCTATGGTGCAAAATCAGCTGATAAATTCTAGGTTTGCATATGCAAATGTTCTTCATCAGTGCACAcaacagcatcatcatcatcatcatcatgataaTAATCAGCCAAACATGATCAATGTATCTTTATTACAACAACCAGCATACTCCAACAATAATTCATCTGCTTCAACCAATAATAACCTTGTGAACATGAACaccttcaataataataataataaccattCAGGTTTCGAGCTTGCAATGGAGGCGGCACCATCATCACCACCACACAGCTTTGAGCCTCTTCGGTTGTCACAGGAAAATAATGACGAGGATGATGAGGAAGAGAGCATCATTATTCCACAACTATTCAACCATGAGATAGTGCTTCACCGTCAATGA